Proteins from a single region of Erythrobacter sp.:
- the rpoZ gene encoding DNA-directed RNA polymerase subunit omega → MARVTVEDCVDKVPNRFDLVLLAAQRAREISGGSELTIDRDRDKNPVVALREIAEETIVPRDLHEAVVVSLQKILPDDEDEADEIGSLSQSAEALRITASAPARTTSLGGDYDG, encoded by the coding sequence ATGGCACGCGTTACCGTTGAAGATTGCGTCGACAAGGTTCCCAACCGGTTCGACCTCGTCCTGCTCGCCGCCCAGCGTGCGCGCGAGATTTCGGGTGGTAGCGAGCTGACCATTGATCGCGATCGCGACAAGAACCCGGTCGTCGCCCTGCGCGAAATCGCCGAGGAAACCATCGTGCCGCGCGATCTGCACGAAGCCGTGGTGGTGAGCCTCCAGAAGATCCTCCCCGATGACGAGGACGAGGCCGACGAGATCGGCTCGCTCAGCCAGTCGGCCGAAGCGCTGCGGATCACCGCCTCGGCGCCGGCGCGGACCACGTCGCTTGGCGGCGATTACGACGGCTGA